A single Metarhizium brunneum chromosome 5, complete sequence DNA region contains:
- the rpl-24 gene encoding 60S ribosomal protein eL24, whose amino-acid sequence MRTYDDTFSGQRIYPGKGKIYVRGDSKVFRFQNGKSESLFLQRKNPRRIAWTVLYRRQHRKGISEEVAKKRTRRTVKAQRAIVGASLDVIKERRSMRPEARTAARAQAIKESKEKKNAAAAAKKAEKAKTAAAAGKGQTQRNVSKQGAKGAPVKVAARTR is encoded by the exons ATGCGTACCTACGACGATACCTTCTCGGGCCAGAGAATTTACCCTGGCAAG GGTAAAATCTACGTCCGTGGCGACAGCAAGGTGTTCCGATTCCAGAATGGCAAGTCGGAGTCACTGTTCCTGCAGCGAAAGAACCCTCGCCGCATCGCCTGGACTGTTCTGTACCGCCGACAGCACCGCAAGGGTATCTCTGAG GAAGTTGCCAAGAAGCGTACCCGCCGAACCGTCAAGGCCCAGCGTGCCATCGTCGGTGCCTCCCTCGATGTGATCAAGGAGCGACGCTCCATGCGCCCCGAGGCCAGAACTGCCGCCCGTGCCCAGGCTATCAAGGAGagcaaggagaagaagaacgctgccgctgctgccaagaaggctgagaaggccaagaccgctgccgccgctggcaagGGCCAGACCCAGCGAAACGTCAGCAAGCAGGGTGCCAAGGGTGCACCAGTCAAGGTTGCCGCCCGAACTCGCTAA
- the aspf3 gene encoding Peroxiredoxin Asp f3 — protein sequence MSGLKVGDSFPEGVKFSYIEPSGDDINTCGIPGPFDASAEFKKKKVVLVSVPGAFTPVCSSAHLPSYIANRDALKAKGVAQVIMIAYNDAYVMSAWGKAHNIKDDFILCVSDPGFSKSIGWNDGERTSRYAIVIDQGKVIYAEKETSGIEKTGAEGVLAAL from the exons ATGTCTGGACTCAAGGTCGGCGATTCTTTCCCTGAGGGTGTAAAGTTCTCTTACATCGAGCCATCTGGCGACGACATCAACACATGTGGCATTCCTGGACCCTTTGATGCCAGTGCTG aattcaagaagaagaaggtcgTGCTCGTCTCCGTCCCCGGCGCCTTCACCCCCGTCTGCTCGTCTGCCCACCTCCCCTCATACATTGCCAACCGCGACGctctcaaggccaagggtgTCGCCCAGGTCATCATGATTGCCTACAACGACGCCTATGTTATGTCTGCATGGGGCAAGGCTCACAACATCAAGGACGACTTTATCCTCTGTGTCTCGGACCCTGGCTTTAGCAAGTCCATTGGCTGGAACGATGGCGAACGCACCTCTCGCTACGCCATTGTTATTGATCAAGGAAAGGTCATCTATGCTGAGAAGGAGACAAGTGGCATTGAGAAGACTGGCGCTGAGGGTGTTTTGGCCGCCCTGTAA